In Mauremys reevesii isolate NIE-2019 linkage group 14, ASM1616193v1, whole genome shotgun sequence, a single window of DNA contains:
- the ADAT3 gene encoding probable inactive tRNA-specific adenosine deaminase-like protein 3 isoform X2, producing MASAFPSPPSRRARLTNRDVPLCRRAAPEANGRQGAGPGLGARAGRGAMEPDCKRRRMEEPADPPWEPVLVLPELESQEVELTPAYAAPVLLRTETSRLVRELAAARPLPELPHLKRVRARGGTQPLEVLLCPAGPSPGASQPLAELLPAGRVDVHGLGEPFLVQVPARAPLTRPQFEAAARHWPTAFHENKRTSRALAGRLFTPQDKAAMEAHMEQAVRAARRGAELGMVPAGAAVVEPATGRVLAVGHDCRNGLHPLLHAAMVCIDLVARGQGGGAYSYRDYPACSFLPYICTGYDLYLTREPCVMCAMALVHSRIQRVFYGAASPHGALGSGYRLHGRPDLNHRYEVFRGVLEGPCRRLGREPAAR from the exons cgccgGGCGCGGTTGACCAATCGGGACGTTCCCCTGTGCAGACGGGCAGCGCCGGAAGCCAATGGgcgccagggggcggggcctggactGGGGGCGAGAG CAGGCCGGGGGGCGATGGAGCCAGACTGCAAGCGCAGGAGGATGGAGGAGCCGGCGGACCCCCCGTGGGAGCCGGTGCTGGTGCTGCCCGAGCTGGAGTCGCAGGAGGTCGAGCTGACCCCGGCCTACGCCGCCCCCGTGCTGCTCCGGACCGAGACGTCCCGCCTGGTGCGGGAGCTGGCGGCCGCCCGCCCCCTGCCGGAGCTCCCGCACCTGAAGCGGGTGCGGGCGCGGGGGGGGACCCAGCCGCTGGAGGTGCTCCTCTGCCCGGCCGGCCCCTCGCCGGGCGCCTCGCAGCCGCTGGCGGAGCTCCTCCCCGCCGGACGGGTGGACGTGCACGGCCTGGGGGAGCCCTTCCTGGTGCAGGTGCCTGCCCGGGCCCCCCTCACCCGGCCCCAGTTCGAGGCGGCCGCCCGGCACTGGCCCACCGCCTTCCACGAGAACAAACGGACCAGCCGGGCTCTGGCCGGACGCCTCTTCACCCCCCAGGACAAGGCGGCCATGGAAGCTCACATGGAGCAGGCCGTCCGGGCCGCCCGCCGGGGGGCGGAGCTGGGCATGGTGCCGGCGGGCGCCGCCGTGGTCGAGCCGGCCACGGGGCGGGTCCTGGCGGTGGGGCACGACTGCCGGAACGGCCTCCACCCGCTGCTCCACGCCGCCATGGTCTGCATCGACCTGGTGGCTCGCGGCCAGGGCGGAGGCGCCTACAGCTACCGGGATTATCCCGCCTGCTCCTTC CTGCCCTACATCTGCACCGGCTACGACCTGTACCTCACCCGGGAGCCCTGCGTCATGTGCGCCATGGCCCTGGTCCACTCCAGAATCCAGCGGGTCTTCTACGGCGCCGCCTCCCCGCACGGCGCCCTGGGCTCCGGCTACCGCCTCCACGGCCGCCCAGACCTCAACCACCGCTACGAGGTCTTCCGGGGCGTCCTGGAGGGGCCCTGCCGCCGCCTGGGCCGGGAGCCCGCTGCCCGCTAG
- the ADAT3 gene encoding probable inactive tRNA-specific adenosine deaminase-like protein 3 isoform X1, with translation MASAFPSPPSRRARLTNRDVPLCRRAAPEANGRQGAGPGLGARAGRGAMEPDCKRRRMEEPADPPWEPVLVLPELESQEVELTPAYAAPVLLRTETSRLVRELAAARPLPELPHLKRVRARGGTQPLEVLLCPAGPSPGASQPLAELLPAGRVDVHGLGEPFLVQVPARAPLTRPQFEAAARHWPTAFHENKRTSRALAGRLFTPQDKAAMEAHMEQAVRAARRGAELGMVPAGAAVVEPATGRVLAVGHDCRNGLHPLLHAAMVCIDLVARGQGGGAYSYRDYPACSFLPLDSCPLPGEGLPYICTGYDLYLTREPCVMCAMALVHSRIQRVFYGAASPHGALGSGYRLHGRPDLNHRYEVFRGVLEGPCRRLGREPAAR, from the exons cgccgGGCGCGGTTGACCAATCGGGACGTTCCCCTGTGCAGACGGGCAGCGCCGGAAGCCAATGGgcgccagggggcggggcctggactGGGGGCGAGAG CAGGCCGGGGGGCGATGGAGCCAGACTGCAAGCGCAGGAGGATGGAGGAGCCGGCGGACCCCCCGTGGGAGCCGGTGCTGGTGCTGCCCGAGCTGGAGTCGCAGGAGGTCGAGCTGACCCCGGCCTACGCCGCCCCCGTGCTGCTCCGGACCGAGACGTCCCGCCTGGTGCGGGAGCTGGCGGCCGCCCGCCCCCTGCCGGAGCTCCCGCACCTGAAGCGGGTGCGGGCGCGGGGGGGGACCCAGCCGCTGGAGGTGCTCCTCTGCCCGGCCGGCCCCTCGCCGGGCGCCTCGCAGCCGCTGGCGGAGCTCCTCCCCGCCGGACGGGTGGACGTGCACGGCCTGGGGGAGCCCTTCCTGGTGCAGGTGCCTGCCCGGGCCCCCCTCACCCGGCCCCAGTTCGAGGCGGCCGCCCGGCACTGGCCCACCGCCTTCCACGAGAACAAACGGACCAGCCGGGCTCTGGCCGGACGCCTCTTCACCCCCCAGGACAAGGCGGCCATGGAAGCTCACATGGAGCAGGCCGTCCGGGCCGCCCGCCGGGGGGCGGAGCTGGGCATGGTGCCGGCGGGCGCCGCCGTGGTCGAGCCGGCCACGGGGCGGGTCCTGGCGGTGGGGCACGACTGCCGGAACGGCCTCCACCCGCTGCTCCACGCCGCCATGGTCTGCATCGACCTGGTGGCTCGCGGCCAGGGCGGAGGCGCCTACAGCTACCGGGATTATCCCGCCTGCTCCTTCCTGCCCCTggacagctgccccctgcccggcGAGGGGCTGCCCTACATCTGCACCGGCTACGACCTGTACCTCACCCGGGAGCCCTGCGTCATGTGCGCCATGGCCCTGGTCCACTCCAGAATCCAGCGGGTCTTCTACGGCGCCGCCTCCCCGCACGGCGCCCTGGGCTCCGGCTACCGCCTCCACGGCCGCCCAGACCTCAACCACCGCTACGAGGTCTTCCGGGGCGTCCTGGAGGGGCCCTGCCGCCGCCTGGGCCGGGAGCCCGCTGCCCGCTAG
- the ADAT3 gene encoding probable inactive tRNA-specific adenosine deaminase-like protein 3 isoform X3 has product MEPDCKRRRMEEPADPPWEPVLVLPELESQEVELTPAYAAPVLLRTETSRLVRELAAARPLPELPHLKRVRARGGTQPLEVLLCPAGPSPGASQPLAELLPAGRVDVHGLGEPFLVQVPARAPLTRPQFEAAARHWPTAFHENKRTSRALAGRLFTPQDKAAMEAHMEQAVRAARRGAELGMVPAGAAVVEPATGRVLAVGHDCRNGLHPLLHAAMVCIDLVARGQGGGAYSYRDYPACSFLPLDSCPLPGEGLPYICTGYDLYLTREPCVMCAMALVHSRIQRVFYGAASPHGALGSGYRLHGRPDLNHRYEVFRGVLEGPCRRLGREPAAR; this is encoded by the coding sequence ATGGAGCCAGACTGCAAGCGCAGGAGGATGGAGGAGCCGGCGGACCCCCCGTGGGAGCCGGTGCTGGTGCTGCCCGAGCTGGAGTCGCAGGAGGTCGAGCTGACCCCGGCCTACGCCGCCCCCGTGCTGCTCCGGACCGAGACGTCCCGCCTGGTGCGGGAGCTGGCGGCCGCCCGCCCCCTGCCGGAGCTCCCGCACCTGAAGCGGGTGCGGGCGCGGGGGGGGACCCAGCCGCTGGAGGTGCTCCTCTGCCCGGCCGGCCCCTCGCCGGGCGCCTCGCAGCCGCTGGCGGAGCTCCTCCCCGCCGGACGGGTGGACGTGCACGGCCTGGGGGAGCCCTTCCTGGTGCAGGTGCCTGCCCGGGCCCCCCTCACCCGGCCCCAGTTCGAGGCGGCCGCCCGGCACTGGCCCACCGCCTTCCACGAGAACAAACGGACCAGCCGGGCTCTGGCCGGACGCCTCTTCACCCCCCAGGACAAGGCGGCCATGGAAGCTCACATGGAGCAGGCCGTCCGGGCCGCCCGCCGGGGGGCGGAGCTGGGCATGGTGCCGGCGGGCGCCGCCGTGGTCGAGCCGGCCACGGGGCGGGTCCTGGCGGTGGGGCACGACTGCCGGAACGGCCTCCACCCGCTGCTCCACGCCGCCATGGTCTGCATCGACCTGGTGGCTCGCGGCCAGGGCGGAGGCGCCTACAGCTACCGGGATTATCCCGCCTGCTCCTTCCTGCCCCTggacagctgccccctgcccggcGAGGGGCTGCCCTACATCTGCACCGGCTACGACCTGTACCTCACCCGGGAGCCCTGCGTCATGTGCGCCATGGCCCTGGTCCACTCCAGAATCCAGCGGGTCTTCTACGGCGCCGCCTCCCCGCACGGCGCCCTGGGCTCCGGCTACCGCCTCCACGGCCGCCCAGACCTCAACCACCGCTACGAGGTCTTCCGGGGCGTCCTGGAGGGGCCCTGCCGCCGCCTGGGCCGGGAGCCCGCTGCCCGCTAG